Proteins encoded by one window of Nocardia goodfellowii:
- a CDS encoding SPFH domain-containing protein — translation MGSNPGKNTYLDQVVAQSAALEDDLRTRKPAAAAAPMAAPGGPAPRGALAKRADRVVATPPGAGTGPVEVRVTGFWRWRTVLVPPNAFVVHTRRGRSEPMHIGLGVSFGFNPATDSYLVVPGAMQTILINAYCICSELQGVLVQGYVQWIIEDFGTAYRKLDFSDPEDPMRLVNIQLREQAEAAIKDKVSTMGVRDVLSDKQPIIEELTARLRAVAEGSAETSGTGHGDRGLGLRIVTVQIKEAVVSSSTLWENLQKPYRSEQNQVARLAELAAQEVISARETAANRTAEERRIENERELAELRARNEAARFDRETVEQLRRTTREHDDQRAIADLAQETALHALRLEREQHDQKVENLRRRLELQSQELDGKLAGAAAESQARHNAELLALERERVRVDTANTQNAANLQARLVDGLPDIVAKLPKPAELKSYQIGGDFSTVSALLTQIGAVVESWSAAKGSEPNGTNTSAG, via the coding sequence ATGGGGAGCAATCCGGGCAAGAATACGTATCTCGACCAGGTGGTGGCGCAGTCCGCGGCGCTCGAAGATGATCTGCGCACGCGCAAGCCCGCGGCCGCGGCCGCGCCGATGGCCGCGCCGGGCGGGCCCGCACCGCGCGGGGCGCTGGCCAAGCGGGCCGATCGGGTGGTGGCCACGCCGCCGGGTGCGGGCACCGGTCCGGTGGAGGTGCGGGTGACCGGCTTCTGGCGGTGGCGCACGGTGCTGGTGCCGCCGAATGCCTTTGTGGTGCATACCCGCCGGGGTCGCAGCGAGCCGATGCATATCGGGCTGGGAGTGTCGTTCGGGTTCAATCCGGCCACCGATTCGTACCTGGTGGTCCCGGGTGCGATGCAGACCATCCTGATCAACGCCTACTGCATCTGCAGTGAGCTGCAAGGGGTGTTGGTGCAGGGGTACGTGCAATGGATCATCGAGGATTTCGGCACCGCGTACCGCAAGCTGGATTTCTCCGACCCGGAAGATCCCATGCGGCTGGTCAATATTCAGCTGCGCGAGCAGGCCGAGGCCGCGATCAAGGACAAGGTGTCCACGATGGGGGTGCGCGACGTCCTCAGCGACAAGCAGCCCATCATCGAGGAGCTCACCGCGCGGCTGCGCGCTGTCGCCGAGGGCTCCGCGGAGACGTCGGGCACCGGGCACGGCGACCGGGGTCTGGGGTTGCGGATCGTCACCGTGCAGATCAAGGAGGCGGTGGTCAGCTCGTCCACGTTGTGGGAGAACCTGCAGAAGCCGTACCGCAGCGAGCAGAACCAGGTCGCCCGGCTCGCCGAACTCGCCGCGCAAGAAGTCATTTCGGCGCGCGAAACGGCCGCGAATCGGACCGCCGAGGAGCGGCGCATCGAGAACGAACGCGAGCTCGCCGAGCTCCGTGCGCGCAACGAGGCCGCCCGGTTCGACCGCGAGACCGTCGAACAGTTGCGCCGGACCACCCGCGAACACGACGATCAGCGCGCGATCGCCGACCTCGCGCAGGAGACGGCGCTGCACGCGCTGCGCCTGGAGCGTGAACAGCACGACCAGAAAGTCGAAAATCTGCGGCGGCGATTGGAACTGCAGAGTCAGGAGCTCGACGGCAAGCTCGCCGGTGCCGCGGCCGAATCGCAGGCCCGGCACAACGCGGAACTGCTCGCCCTGGAGCGGGAACGGGTCCGGGTGGACACCGCGAACACGCAGAACGCGGCCAACCTCCAGGCGCGACTCGTCGACGGGCTCCCGGACATCGTCGCGAAGCTGCCCAAGCCCGCGGAACTGAAGTCCTATCAAATCGGCGGGGACTTCTCGACGGTGTCCGCGCTGCTCACCCAGATCGGCGCTGTCGTCGAATCATGGTCGGCGGCAAAGGGTTCGGAGCCCAACGGAACGAACACATCGGCCGGGTAG
- a CDS encoding GAF domain-containing protein — translation MTNTALTRIAVAELTATLTTDFDVLTMLQSVARHARAGFEAYSAVVVLLDRRGAGEPAVHLVAESVRGGGPADPLLHSTGPGPSSARDGAVTMIGDIAAEENPRWTRYRQRALAAGLHGVRAFPVQAFDTPLGSLVVHTEEPWGDLRPNDFGQILADLAAVALSSGAAESRRAGAAETMAAVLGGTTVVSIAVGILAEYFESDIEQARERLLRLARAHGRTPIAHAREIIAAQRTSPRDPATSGALHEPPDLAPPRHI, via the coding sequence ATGACCAACACCGCACTGACCCGGATCGCGGTCGCGGAGCTGACCGCGACCCTGACGACCGATTTCGATGTGCTCACGATGCTGCAGTCGGTCGCCCGGCACGCCCGTGCGGGATTCGAGGCGTACTCGGCGGTCGTGGTGTTGCTCGATCGGCGCGGCGCCGGCGAACCGGCGGTCCATCTCGTCGCGGAGTCCGTGCGCGGGGGCGGTCCGGCCGACCCGCTGCTGCACAGCACCGGACCCGGTCCGAGTAGTGCCCGCGACGGCGCGGTGACCATGATCGGCGACATCGCGGCCGAGGAGAACCCCCGCTGGACGCGGTACCGGCAGCGGGCGCTGGCGGCGGGGTTGCACGGCGTCCGAGCGTTCCCGGTGCAGGCCTTCGATACGCCGCTGGGTTCGCTGGTGGTGCACACCGAGGAGCCGTGGGGAGACTTGCGGCCCAACGATTTCGGGCAGATCCTCGCCGACTTGGCGGCGGTGGCGCTGTCCTCGGGGGCGGCTGAGAGCCGCCGGGCCGGCGCCGCCGAAACCATGGCCGCCGTCCTCGGGGGCACCACCGTGGTCTCGATCGCGGTCGGCATCCTGGCGGAATACTTCGAGTCCGATATCGAGCAGGCGCGGGAACGTTTGCTCCGGCTGGCCCGCGCGCACGGCCGCACACCCATCGCGCACGCACGCGAAATCATTGCCGCGCAACGTACTTCGCCGAGGGATCCGGCGACATCCGGCGCCCTGCACGAACCGCCGGACCTGGCCCCGCCGCGGCACATCTGA
- a CDS encoding TetR/AcrR family transcriptional regulator, protein MVQSRRERLRVEATAEIKAIALRLLAESGPDAITLRAIAREMGMTAGALYGYFATRDDLITTLISDVYTALVERVEAARDAIPAADPAARVIAWGTTVREWAIENPAGFRLIYGDPVLGYQPPPGGPARAAEMRACNGLVGLAAAAWPRAAKFQTIGDAEWSDFDQGLADHVRQEFPDLPPAGLALALRMWGRMHGLVALEIYGHLRPQSQDPAKLFHAEMLDLVRSLGL, encoded by the coding sequence GTGGTGCAGAGTCGACGGGAACGTCTCCGGGTCGAAGCGACGGCCGAGATCAAGGCGATCGCCCTGCGCCTGCTTGCCGAAAGCGGGCCCGACGCAATCACTTTGCGTGCGATCGCGCGCGAAATGGGCATGACCGCCGGCGCGCTCTACGGCTACTTCGCCACCCGCGATGATCTGATCACCACTCTCATCTCGGACGTCTACACCGCCTTGGTGGAGCGCGTGGAGGCCGCGCGCGACGCCATCCCCGCGGCTGATCCGGCGGCCCGCGTCATCGCGTGGGGCACCACGGTGCGCGAGTGGGCCATCGAGAACCCGGCCGGCTTCCGCCTGATCTACGGCGACCCGGTCCTCGGCTATCAGCCGCCGCCCGGCGGCCCGGCCCGCGCGGCGGAGATGCGTGCCTGCAACGGCCTGGTCGGCTTGGCGGCCGCGGCGTGGCCCCGCGCCGCGAAGTTCCAGACCATCGGCGACGCCGAGTGGTCCGACTTCGATCAGGGCCTGGCCGACCATGTGCGCCAAGAGTTTCCGGATCTGCCACCGGCTGGTCTCGCGCTCGCTCTGCGCATGTGGGGCCGCATGCACGGACTCGTCGCCCTGGAGATCTACGGCCACCTGCGCCCGCAATCGCAGGACCCGGCCAAGCTCTTCCACGCCGAGATGCTGGACCTGGTGCGCTCGCTGGGGCTCTGA
- a CDS encoding class I SAM-dependent methyltransferase — MSEDRHAQANALLGTTGTTRTRIGSADSQRASRRWWDADADQYHQTHADFLGVDSPGGEFVWCPEGLHEGDMRLLGEIAGKRILEIGCGSAPCSRWLAGQGAYPVGLDLSAKMLGRGVAAMAAGGPRVPLVQAGAEALPFAGESFDLACSAFGAVPFVADSAQVMREVARVLRPGGRWVFSVNHPIRWIFPDDPGSAGLTATIPYFDRSPYVEVDADGEPTYVEHHRTIGDRVREIVAAGLTVTDIIEPDWPEWLEREWGQWSPLRGELFPGTAIFVTEKPAA; from the coding sequence GTGTCGGAAGATCGCCATGCGCAAGCAAACGCACTGCTAGGAACCACCGGAACCACGCGTACCCGAATCGGCTCGGCCGACAGTCAGCGGGCCAGCCGCCGATGGTGGGACGCCGACGCCGACCAGTACCACCAGACCCACGCCGACTTCCTCGGCGTCGACTCCCCCGGCGGCGAGTTCGTCTGGTGCCCGGAGGGGTTACACGAGGGGGACATGCGGTTGCTCGGCGAGATCGCGGGCAAGCGAATCCTGGAAATCGGCTGCGGCTCGGCGCCGTGTTCGCGGTGGCTGGCCGGTCAGGGCGCCTACCCCGTCGGACTGGATCTCTCGGCCAAGATGCTCGGGCGCGGTGTGGCCGCCATGGCGGCGGGCGGGCCCCGCGTCCCGCTGGTGCAGGCGGGGGCCGAGGCGCTGCCTTTCGCGGGCGAGTCCTTCGATCTGGCCTGTTCCGCCTTCGGCGCGGTCCCCTTCGTCGCCGACTCCGCGCAGGTGATGCGCGAGGTCGCTCGCGTGCTGCGCCCCGGCGGCCGCTGGGTGTTCTCCGTCAATCATCCGATCCGCTGGATCTTCCCCGACGATCCCGGCTCCGCGGGCCTCACCGCGACCATCCCCTATTTCGACCGCAGCCCTTATGTAGAGGTCGACGCGGACGGCGAACCCACCTACGTCGAGCACCACCGCACCATCGGCGACCGCGTCCGCGAGATCGTCGCGGCGGGGCTGACGGTCACCGACATCATCGAACCCGACTGGCCGGAGTGGCTCGAGCGGGAGTGGGGTCAGTGGAGTCCGCTGCGCGGCGAACTCTTCCCCGGCACCGCCATCTTCGTCACCGAGAAACCGGCGGCCTGA
- a CDS encoding NAD(P)-dependent oxidoreductase codes for MKIGVFGATGVIGTRVVAEAQRRGHRVTAFARDSARFPAAATEAVTWQVADWLDTDSITAAITGLDVVISAVNAGHGIEDTIAKAENFVVGARAMVGALEHHPEIRLIAVGGGGSLEIAPGRQLVDTGAEFTQLLTEVLGVPAEYRTVVLALRDALNVYRLSNRNWTYLSPSAGRIDPGTRTGRYRLGGDQMLPGEADISAEDLAVALVDEAEQNRFIQRRFTVAAA; via the coding sequence ATGAAGATCGGAGTATTCGGCGCGACGGGTGTCATCGGCACCCGGGTCGTTGCTGAGGCACAGCGCCGCGGGCATCGGGTCACCGCGTTCGCTCGCGATTCGGCCCGGTTCCCGGCCGCCGCTACCGAAGCCGTCACCTGGCAGGTGGCGGATTGGCTCGACACCGACAGCATCACCGCCGCCATCACTGGACTGGATGTGGTGATCAGCGCTGTCAACGCGGGCCACGGCATCGAGGACACCATCGCCAAGGCCGAAAATTTTGTCGTCGGTGCGCGGGCCATGGTCGGCGCACTGGAACACCATCCCGAAATCCGGCTCATCGCCGTCGGTGGCGGCGGCAGCCTGGAGATCGCGCCTGGCCGCCAATTGGTTGACACGGGAGCGGAATTCACCCAGCTGCTCACCGAAGTGCTCGGTGTGCCCGCCGAATATCGCACGGTGGTGCTCGCGCTGCGCGACGCGCTGAACGTCTACCGTCTGTCCAACCGCAACTGGACGTACCTCAGCCCGTCCGCGGGACGGATCGACCCGGGCACGCGCACCGGGCGATACCGCCTCGGCGGTGATCAGATGCTGCCGGGCGAAGCGGATATCTCGGCGGAGGATCTCGCGGTCGCATTGGTCGACGAGGCCGAGCAGAACCGGTTCATCCAACGGCGGTTCACCGTGGCGGCAGCCTGA
- the rpsA gene encoding 30S ribosomal protein S1 has product MPTTVTSPQVAVNDIGSAEDFLAAIDATIKYFNDGDIVEGTIVKVDRDEVLLDIGYKTEGVIPSRELSIKHDVDPNEVVSVGDEVEALVLTKEDKEGRLILSKKRAQYERAWGTIEELKEKDEAVKGTVIEVVKGGLILDIGLRGFLPASLVEMRRVRDLQPYVGKEIEAKIIELDKNRNNVVLSRRAWLEQTQSEVRSEFLHQLQKGQVRKGVVSSIVNFGAFVDLGGVDGLVHVSELSWKHIDHPSEVVEVGTEVTVEVLDVDLDRERVSLSLKATQEDPWRQFARTHAIGQIVPGKVTKLVPFGAFVRVEEGIEGLVHISELAERHVEVPDQVVAVGDDAMVKVIDIDLERRRISLSLKQANEDYHAEFDPSKYGMADSYDEQGNYIFPEGFDPDTNEWLEGFDKQREEWEGRYAEAERRHKMHTAQMEKMAADAAAEAANGTAAGNYSSESGSQAASSSSSSTESAGGSLASDAQLAALREKLSGNA; this is encoded by the coding sequence ATGCCCACCACCGTCACCTCGCCGCAGGTAGCCGTCAATGACATCGGCTCTGCCGAGGATTTCCTCGCCGCCATCGACGCCACGATCAAGTACTTCAACGACGGCGACATCGTCGAAGGAACCATCGTCAAGGTCGACCGCGACGAGGTCCTGCTCGACATCGGTTACAAGACCGAAGGCGTCATCCCCTCCCGCGAGCTCTCCATCAAGCACGATGTCGACCCCAACGAGGTCGTTTCCGTGGGCGATGAGGTCGAGGCGCTTGTTCTCACCAAGGAGGACAAGGAAGGCCGCCTGATTCTGTCGAAGAAGCGGGCGCAGTACGAGCGTGCGTGGGGCACCATCGAGGAGCTCAAGGAGAAGGACGAGGCCGTCAAGGGCACCGTCATCGAGGTCGTCAAGGGCGGCCTGATCCTGGACATCGGCCTGCGTGGCTTCCTCCCGGCCTCCCTCGTCGAGATGCGTCGTGTCCGCGACCTCCAGCCGTACGTCGGCAAGGAGATCGAGGCCAAGATCATCGAGCTGGACAAGAACCGCAACAACGTGGTCCTGTCCCGCCGTGCGTGGCTCGAGCAGACCCAGTCCGAGGTCCGCAGCGAGTTCCTGCACCAGCTGCAGAAGGGCCAGGTCCGCAAGGGTGTGGTCTCCTCGATCGTCAACTTCGGTGCCTTCGTGGACCTGGGCGGCGTCGACGGCCTGGTGCACGTCTCCGAGCTGTCCTGGAAGCACATCGACCACCCGTCCGAGGTCGTCGAGGTCGGCACCGAGGTCACCGTCGAGGTCCTCGACGTCGACCTGGACCGCGAGCGTGTCTCCCTGTCGCTCAAGGCGACTCAGGAAGATCCGTGGCGTCAGTTCGCCCGCACCCACGCGATCGGCCAGATCGTCCCGGGCAAGGTCACCAAGCTGGTTCCGTTCGGTGCGTTCGTGCGTGTCGAAGAGGGCATCGAGGGCCTGGTGCACATCTCCGAGCTGGCCGAGCGCCACGTGGAGGTCCCGGACCAGGTTGTCGCCGTCGGCGACGACGCGATGGTCAAGGTCATCGACATCGACCTGGAGCGTCGCCGGATCTCGCTGTCGCTGAAGCAGGCGAACGAGGATTACCACGCCGAGTTCGACCCGTCGAAGTACGGCATGGCCGACAGCTACGACGAGCAGGGCAACTACATCTTCCCCGAGGGCTTCGATCCCGACACCAACGAGTGGCTCGAGGGCTTCGACAAGCAGCGCGAAGAGTGGGAAGGCCGCTACGCCGAGGCCGAGCGTCGCCACAAGATGCACACCGCTCAGATGGAGAAGATGGCGGCCGACGCCGCCGCCGAGGCTGCCAACGGCACCGCCGCGGGCAACTACTCCTCCGAGAGCGGTTCGCAGGCTGCTTCCTCTTCGTCCAGCTCCACCGAGTCGGCCGGCGGTTCGCTGGCCAGCGACGCGCAGCTGGCGGCACTGCGGGAGAAGCTCTCCGGCAACGCCTGA
- a CDS encoding toxin-antitoxin system HicB family antitoxin yields MPAERKKLLLRLDPAVHEALAKWAADDLRSINAQIEYALRLALKQAGRGPKSER; encoded by the coding sequence ATGCCCGCCGAACGCAAGAAGCTGTTGCTGCGGCTCGACCCGGCCGTTCACGAAGCCCTGGCCAAGTGGGCGGCCGACGACCTCCGCAGCATCAACGCCCAAATCGAATACGCCCTGCGCCTAGCCCTGAAACAGGCCGGGCGCGGACCGAAATCCGAACGATGA
- a CDS encoding SPFH domain-containing protein — protein sequence MKLRSAFHVNGFLVLLGWLVLTLFFGGVAVFGFIAAGDGNPPALIAAIAACVVVAVLLLLATGLTIVNPNEAKVVQFFGRYIGSISEPGFYSTVPLTDRKSITLRVRNFETQKLKVNDADGNPVEIAAVVVYRVFDSFKAAFAVDDYEEYVETQSEAAVRHLATTHPYDAHDDARTSLRDGAEVAEELTVELRDRTELAGIEVLEARITHLAYAPEIAQAMLVRQQANQVVAARARIVEGAVGMVGLALDRLAEQGLVELDEERKAAMVSNLLVVLCSDRATQPVVNTGTLYN from the coding sequence ATGAAGCTCAGGTCCGCATTCCACGTCAACGGCTTTCTGGTGCTGTTGGGCTGGTTGGTGCTCACCCTCTTCTTCGGCGGTGTGGCCGTGTTCGGGTTCATCGCCGCCGGGGACGGGAACCCGCCCGCGCTCATCGCGGCGATCGCGGCCTGCGTCGTGGTCGCGGTGCTGTTGCTGCTCGCTACCGGCCTCACCATCGTGAATCCGAACGAAGCCAAGGTGGTGCAGTTCTTCGGCCGCTACATCGGCTCGATCAGCGAACCCGGCTTCTACTCCACCGTCCCGCTCACCGATCGCAAGAGCATCACGCTGCGCGTGCGTAACTTCGAGACCCAGAAGCTGAAGGTCAACGACGCCGACGGCAATCCCGTCGAGATCGCCGCCGTGGTCGTCTACCGCGTCTTCGACAGCTTCAAGGCCGCGTTCGCGGTCGACGACTACGAGGAGTACGTCGAGACCCAGTCCGAGGCCGCCGTGCGTCACCTCGCCACCACGCATCCCTACGACGCGCACGACGACGCCCGCACCAGCCTGCGCGACGGCGCGGAGGTCGCCGAGGAACTCACCGTCGAACTGCGTGACCGCACCGAACTGGCCGGCATCGAGGTCCTGGAAGCGCGCATCACCCACCTCGCCTACGCGCCGGAGATCGCCCAGGCCATGCTGGTCCGTCAGCAGGCCAACCAGGTGGTCGCCGCTCGTGCTCGTATCGTCGAGGGCGCTGTCGGCATGGTCGGCCTCGCCCTCGATCGGCTCGCCGAGCAGGGCCTGGTCGAACTCGACGAAGAGCGAAAGGCGGCCATGGTGTCCAACCTGCTGGTGGTGCTGTGCAGCGACCGAGCCACCCAGCCTGTCGTCAATACCGGCACCCTCTACAACTAA